A single Pedobacter sp. PACM 27299 DNA region contains:
- a CDS encoding alpha-L-rhamnosidase: MISPIGIDALQPRLAWKLKDDRRAAVQSAYRITVSTDSLALMKKEGSRVWDSGKIGSSAQLTNYSGKGLDPFTKYYWQVQIWDKDGKPAAFIPISSFETGMLKMSNWKGTWISDNKDINKLPAPYFRKEFKADKKIKSARAYMAAAGLYELYLNGEKVGNHRLDPMYTRFDRRNLYVSYDVTAQLKNGENAVGVLLGNGWYNHQSLAVWDFDKAPWRARPTFCLDLRITYTDGSTDVVLSDDSWKTDDSPIVFNSIYTAEHYDARKEQKGWNTAGFDDRKWKGIALRAAPSKQIVSQVMHPIRNVEEIPVKSVRKFNDTTYVFDLGRNIAGVSEIKLKGDRGTRLSIKHGERLLANGRLDLSNIDVYYRPKDQNDPFQTDIFILNGQGTEAFMAKFNYKGFQYIEVTSSKPINLNNESIIGHFMHSDVPVAGKIHTSSEMVNKLWAATNNSYLSNLFGYPTDCPQREKNGWTGDGHFAVETGLYNFDGITVYEKWLADHQDEQQPNGVLPDIIPTGGWGYGKSNGTDWTSTIAIIPWNIYLFYGDPHLLRSCYPNIKSYVDYVTQISPDGLTTWGRGDWVPVKSESPLEYTSSVYYFTDAIILAKAAKLFGKVEDYKHYSALAEKIKKAINDKYLNRNEGIYGTGLQTELSVALLWGIVPEDLRIKVAQKLADRVKADNMHLDVGVLGAKAILNALSENGQADIAYKLAVQDTYPSWGWWIANGATTLYENWNIQAGRDISLNHMMFGEIGGWFFKGLGGIMTDEKAPGFKNIRLMPHFVTGLNEFESIHEGPFGTIQSSWKRNGQKIIYEVHIPANSSATIHFPLEAGQSARMAGTMLPEVYQASAGKYTFEIQ; this comes from the coding sequence ATGATTAGTCCTATAGGTATTGATGCACTTCAGCCCCGGCTAGCATGGAAGCTAAAAGATGATAGGCGTGCTGCTGTCCAAAGTGCCTATCGGATTACCGTAAGCACGGATTCTTTAGCATTAATGAAAAAGGAGGGAAGTCGCGTTTGGGACTCTGGAAAGATAGGAAGCTCAGCTCAGCTGACCAATTATTCCGGAAAAGGACTGGATCCTTTTACGAAGTACTACTGGCAGGTACAAATCTGGGATAAAGATGGAAAGCCAGCTGCTTTTATACCCATAAGTAGCTTTGAAACTGGAATGCTTAAAATGAGCAATTGGAAAGGTACCTGGATCAGCGACAATAAGGATATTAACAAACTACCAGCTCCGTATTTCCGTAAGGAATTTAAGGCGGATAAAAAGATCAAATCAGCTCGTGCGTATATGGCAGCCGCAGGGCTTTATGAGTTGTATCTCAATGGCGAGAAGGTAGGTAACCATCGGCTTGATCCAATGTATACCAGGTTTGACAGAAGAAACTTATATGTGAGTTATGATGTAACGGCTCAACTCAAAAACGGTGAAAATGCAGTGGGCGTTTTATTGGGGAATGGATGGTACAACCATCAATCGTTAGCGGTATGGGATTTTGATAAAGCGCCATGGCGGGCAAGGCCAACTTTTTGCTTGGATCTAAGGATAACTTACACCGATGGATCAACTGATGTTGTGCTGAGCGATGATAGTTGGAAAACTGACGATAGTCCTATTGTTTTTAATAGCATTTATACTGCGGAACATTATGATGCGCGGAAGGAACAGAAAGGTTGGAATACTGCCGGTTTTGATGACCGTAAATGGAAGGGAATTGCACTTCGTGCTGCCCCCTCCAAGCAGATTGTTAGCCAGGTTATGCATCCTATTCGGAATGTAGAAGAAATACCTGTGAAGTCTGTTCGGAAATTTAACGATACTACTTATGTGTTTGACTTGGGAAGAAATATAGCAGGTGTAAGTGAAATTAAATTGAAAGGAGATCGGGGCACTCGTTTGAGCATCAAACATGGAGAAAGGTTATTAGCTAATGGGAGATTGGATTTGTCTAATATTGATGTCTATTATAGACCCAAAGATCAGAATGATCCTTTCCAAACCGATATCTTTATCCTTAACGGACAAGGAACAGAAGCGTTTATGGCTAAGTTCAATTATAAGGGATTTCAGTATATAGAAGTAACCAGTAGCAAACCTATAAATCTGAATAATGAAAGTATCATTGGGCATTTTATGCATAGTGATGTGCCTGTTGCAGGGAAGATACATACCTCAAGTGAGATGGTTAATAAATTATGGGCGGCGACTAACAATTCGTATTTATCTAATTTATTTGGCTATCCAACTGATTGTCCACAAAGGGAAAAAAATGGCTGGACCGGTGATGGGCACTTTGCTGTTGAAACTGGATTGTATAATTTTGATGGCATCACCGTTTATGAAAAATGGTTAGCTGATCATCAGGATGAACAGCAACCTAATGGGGTGTTGCCAGATATTATTCCGACAGGAGGTTGGGGCTATGGAAAATCGAATGGTACAGATTGGACGAGTACAATCGCAATTATTCCCTGGAACATTTACCTATTTTATGGGGACCCCCATTTGTTGCGGAGTTGCTATCCAAATATAAAATCTTATGTAGATTATGTGACTCAGATTAGTCCTGATGGATTGACGACATGGGGACGGGGAGATTGGGTACCTGTTAAGTCTGAATCTCCACTGGAATACACTTCTTCAGTATATTATTTTACTGATGCCATAATATTGGCAAAAGCGGCTAAACTCTTCGGAAAGGTGGAAGATTATAAACACTATAGTGCATTAGCCGAGAAGATTAAAAAAGCAATTAATGATAAATATTTGAATCGCAACGAAGGAATTTATGGTACTGGTTTGCAGACAGAACTCAGCGTTGCACTATTATGGGGAATTGTACCAGAAGACTTGAGAATAAAGGTTGCACAAAAGCTTGCCGATCGGGTAAAAGCGGACAATATGCATTTGGATGTTGGTGTGCTTGGTGCCAAAGCTATACTGAATGCGTTGAGTGAGAATGGGCAGGCGGATATTGCCTATAAATTGGCAGTGCAGGATACTTATCCTTCCTGGGGTTGGTGGATAGCCAATGGTGCAACTACCTTATATGAAAATTGGAATATTCAGGCAGGAAGAGATATTTCTTTAAATCACATGATGTTTGGAGAAATAGGTGGTTGGTTCTTTAAAGGGCTTGGTGGTATTATGACAGATGAAAAGGCACCAGGTTTTAAAAATATTCGGTTGATGCCGCATTTCGTTACTGGCTTGAATGAATTTGAATCTATACATGAAGGACCATTTGGGACCATTCAATCTTCATGGAAGAGAAACGGCCAGAAGATCATTTATGAAGTGCATATACCAGCAAATTCTTCTGCAACAATTCACTTTCCACTCGAAGCCGGACAGTCTGCCAGGATGGCTGGAACAATGCTTCCTGAAGTATATCAGGCAAGTGCTGGTAAGTATACTTTCGAAATCCAATAA